The Primulina huaijiensis isolate GDHJ02 chromosome 9, ASM1229523v2, whole genome shotgun sequence genomic interval GAAAATCGTTACCGTTGTTAGCTGAGAacaaaagaaattttatttaagaaaaagccaaattatattaatattattaatacataaaaaccagtgttctaaaaaacacgcttaagcttgaagctcgacaaaaacgccccgcttcggagaaaacggaaaaaagcggtcaaactatagtttgaccgaattaagcttgattaagaaatttaattaagcGTGCTTAAGTACAATTAATCGTatctgtttatttttaaatttttttattttgaaggtatgtctttttattttaaaataatgaattatgtttataatttagatgtttatttttaaattttaattatgattaagcatGTCCgacaatgatttgacaaatatttaggattttttaatgtggtctagttgcaaaaataaataaatattgtaattttgagatttttatgtttttataaatatgagaattaatgcatcagacttaaatttatcatatctatgtattattttatctatttattggtttgagataattacaattacaataaagataaaaaacgctttttcacgcttaagcttgtgttaatctcgcttaagctttaaaagcttggagctcgacatccTCGCTTCGGGGCGCTTTACGCTTTTTAGAACATTGATAAAAACACGATTAAACACCGTAATATTTTTCATCACAAATTATTCTTATTTCACCAACTAAAGAAGATGTAAATACTAGGTtacattttcatatatattctaacataaaaaacaatattaattttttagtacagcataaaataaaataaaaaaaatttactggctatgattttaaataaattatcaacAAATGAGAAATAAAATGCGATACCAAACATTTCAGTTTTTCAtgtaattaacataaataaactttaaaaaatataaaatgattaaatattacttactgtgatacaatattttaataaaaataattttatttaatagtgtgtaaaaatgatatttttaaaaagtaaacgtaaataaaaatttaaagagaAGAATCAAAAAATGATTTAATGGAAAAGAGaagatttttttaatagaaattaaacataagttatatatcaatttatattattattttttcattattttattttttttaatataattttaagaaaTAATAAACTGAGAGGACGGTCTACTTGTGAGATTTGGAGAGGTAAAAAAGATGATTtataggtatttttaattaGAAATCTCTACAAATCTTTGGCATGTGGTGGAGAACTTTTAACTTTTCATAGTAGTACCTAAGGTTTCAAAATTTGTACTAAAAAATTTCACATAagtcattaaaaatttattgacaTTTTAGATATCTACAGgcttttatagagtttttaaaagtcaagtttgaataaatgcatgactttttaaaactctacGAAATTCATGTTGAATACCACTACACTTCTGTACAGTATATAAaagtctaaattaattaaatatatctagATTGAATATCGACCATAATGCTCGAATTTTTTTCGGATCATTAGCTGTCCCGTGGtatttatacatatattttttctcCTCATATCTAATTTTTACAACAATCTTGACTAAATCTTTACTCCCTATAAAATGACTTGGGAGCTAGATACCTATTTTCAAATCACTAGCTATACATAAAGTTAACTAATTGTAAAATCTTGAAGTTCCCTTggtatttttttactatatttcAACCTTAGAACCAGAGAGCAAAAATAAGTTGGATAAAGGAGCTCAAACTTTATCCAAGATCTATATATCAGCTAGGGCATTTTCAAAACATTAAATTTCCTTTAAATGTGCTAAGAATCTGAAGTGACACTCGTAGGTTGTTTCCTTAATCTTGCAACATAAAGATTTGCCATTTTTTTTACCAGATCTGTCAACAGATGTAACATTTCTTGCAGTTCATTAATTCTTGTGTTCTTTCATggttaaattattaaaacatgGTTTTGAAAATTAGAGAAATTATAAAAGATCAGAACAAATTCAGATCTAGCTAGAAAAAGGAAAATCTCCTAATATATACGTACTTGTAATGCATCAAAGTGTCGAGAAACTTCACATTAATTTCATCTAAAACCATAATTAATTCcttgattttcgaaaatctaattaatatataaatatatataattagtttGCCTCATGTTTAGCATCCCAAAGTCTTTTCCCAGAGAGTTTATGATACTGATCCAAAACGTCAACAAATCTTCAGATCAAGAATCAAGACAACCCTAATCACAATTTCCTCGGATGCCCTAGAAAGAACAAAATAAATACCTTAAAAAATTAACACCAgccataaatatatttatttctcttTCTTTCTTAATTTTTGGAGAAAACTACGAACTAAAGACACGACGGTCGACGAACATACGTTGTAGAAGGGCTGCAAAATTCATGCATCTTGCAAGAATTAGCAAATATTATGACAGAAACTTGAGCATCACAGAGAACACTAATCTCCTTGCCCTTCTTCATGGACCCATTTCTTCTTTTCGAGTAGGTAACAGTGACCTGTCTGTTGCTAAAGTTCTCGATCCTCTTGATCTCAATCTTGCCTCTTCCCATGTTCTATTatcaacaaaagaaaagcaaaaatCGCAGAGGAAAAATTTCTCTGTAAAACAACGAAAAGAATGGTTTGTAGATGAACAGAGTTGCGCCAAAATATTAGAGGGTACGGTGGTGTTATGGCATTTTCCTTACAAGGTTTGAGAGACAAGAAACTTTAGTTAAAGGTTCAGGTATTGATATTTGCAAGCCAACTGAGACAAATTTGGTTTGATCCTTAAAGTTGCAGCATCTAATTACCCATTGGTTTCTTTTGTAATAAAATTAGTGTATTTTAATGATCTTTTGCATGTTGCAAAAAGATTCTACCATGGTTACatgaattataatatatatatttatccccaatcaaatacacacacacaaatatattgttttaaaaaaacgttaatataattacatcattttttaaaaacaaaaaatcacaCATATCCAAACAATAgctacaaaatattaaataataaaaaaattatttaccttCAATGGAGTGTCCGAATTGGTGGAGTAGGCAGTGacggagccagaaatatggctctgtccggactaaaattttaaactctagaatcttttaatgttttaaattgatttattcgggctaatatcatattattccaaaattacacaaaatttacatataaagttttttttaaaaaaaattggaccatCCGGGCCATGcatgtggctccgccactggGAGTAGATGAGTGTTTAATCCGTgatcaagaatttgattctCCATGCCAATAACTTCTCAGGTGAGCAAGCCTTATATAATTTATCTAACTAGCGTGGTTACTAACAACTCCATTAAGAGGTTAGGGGGAGCTACCCCTTAATTTTTAGCATGAAATTACCAAATATCCTtagtgttttaaaattttatgaataaattattattattattattagtgaaACAATCAAATATCTTTCGAACCTCTCCACCACTAACCAGCATCCCACTTTCGAAGAGGAAAAAGGAATTATTTTCTTCCTATTACCAAATTGAGATTTTATTCTCACAacatttatgtaaattaaaaccctaattaattttttattatgaaaatatCTTGGTTGTTTTAGGATTTTGTTATATGTTTGTTGATTATAGTTATTCAGTTTTACTATTTATCTCTtcaatttattgaattttttttaatgaaaatatctTGGTTGTTTTAGgattttgttatatatttgttgattatagttattcagttttaatatttatctcttcaattgattgaattttttttcaaaaaaattagttgatatgtttagatattttaaaagaaaagagatAGAATTTGTGATATGGGCTATCTGCCCGTCCCTCCCACAAAATTTTCGGATCTGTCTGTAAGCGTAATTTATAAACTATTGTGTTATTCTAAGAGTTTACTCAGTCTACACCGAATAATACCAGTTGGAAGTTTCatctaaaaaaacaattattttcaatttattttaaagtcgTAGGTACGTCCAATAACACTTTATCCTACAAGTATCATGTCCAATAACACATATCCCATGTCCAACGTATGTAATACCACGGTTTAAAAGAGAGAGTGTCTATTGTAAACAAAAAGCTCTGACCATTGACCAAATGTCAACAAAATTGGCTGCTaaaattttacctaatttttatGTACGTtgatgactttttaaaattttaccacATATAATTTTGACTGAAGAATCTGaacatgaactcgaaaatagtaaaatatcaacaacaaagtccatattaaaaaatatatataaagtcaatgtaattatttatatgtaataaacaaataaaatttagtcAACGAGACTGAGACACCTAGCTCTAATAagaactttcaacatataaaagtaGTGCAGGACGACTTTAAAACTTTTTGTTATGTCTGAAAACATTTAAgctctttatttaattaatacacaatatatattatataatataattagaattgtggtgaatatatatatatatatatatatatatatatatatatgactaaatattactttttaaccACTTACACTGGAGAAATGCCGGTCCAGTATTTTCAGCCGTTGATGGGATACCGCCCGCAACTCCAAGAGTCAAAACCCAGATTGATTAATAAAGTGGGTAATGATAGTGATAGAGGTGgaccaatttattttttatccttatttaatttcttcTATTTAAACACACATTTCAATTTACAAAATCGAATCCAGCCGCAATATCaagaataattaaatatttttggacCATATCTGATCTCGACATTTTCGAACATGTTTGTGAATTATTTCAAAGTATATTTCttttaatatataatgatttttatcTATATATACCATTAAAATTCAGCTTTCTAAAATACGTacccttcttttattttaatattatgttatttttcctgaaataattattaaaaactgAAGTGTTAtgatgaataaaataatatatttaaaatatcaaaaattcatttttttaatatttatacacgctttaataaaatatcaaaaattgtGAGCGGGGTTGCGCTAActatgaatcaaatattttgcGTTCGAATAAAAGTATGAACATGTTCAAATTCGTGAACCATTTAAACATATATGCTACGTATTCATGAAATCTTCCTCAAATTTAATACTAAAAAATCTGGAGATTGACTTGAAAAGGACCACGAGATCCCTCGTGTTCATTAAAGCCCGACCCTACGGCGTCGTCATGTTCCTATCGGCAATGATGCGATGGATTCTGATTCCACTGTTCGGCCCACTCGCTAGCTAGCTAAATCTACGCTCATTTGGACTTTACCCTCTCCTTTGTTTCAACACGCTGAAACTTCACTTTTGATGTATGAATCATCAATCAATTTTTCATCAGCCGTGGGGATTCATGGACTGTGCATGCGTCTGTATATATATACGTACACACCAATTCTCTCTGTCGTCATTCAAGGAACTGAAACCTTTTTTGTGTTAACCTTAAattctttcctttttcttttgattcTTGATTTACCCTCATCcgaaaaaacaaaaatggttAAAACGGGAGATTCATCTTCTTCCCGTAATGGGCCGAGGGTTAACGAGGTGGAGTTCAAGTACACGGGTGTGCGGAAGCGGAAGTGGGGGAAATATGTGTCGGAGATACGGCTTCCCAACAGCAGGGAGAGGATATGGCTCGGCTCGTACGACACGGCGGAGAAGGCGGCGAGGGCGTTCGACGCCGCCCTGTTTTGCCTTCGGGGACCTAATGCTAAGTTCAACTTCCCTGATGACCCGCCGAATATCCCCGGCGGCACTTCGCTGTCACCTGCTGAAATTCTTGTCGTTTCGCAGCAGTATGGCAATAGCAACTGTTCGGGCCTGCCAACTGGTGGAGATGCTGAGTTTCAGGCTCAAGTTATGGCTGATCAGGAGATGGAAGGGACTTCACCGTCGTCGAATTCGGAAGGAGATGGACCTATGAATTCGATCGATTGGTCTTTTCTTGATATGCTGAACTCATCAGATGAAAATGGTGGCAGCGGAACTTGGGGCCATGTTTCAGATTTCGAGCTTTTTCATGAGCCCCGTGATGATGTTTACTTGCCGCCGCATATCGCTACCGGAAATGATGACGACGACTACTATGACAACTATGGAAATGAAAATGAGCCATCTTTTCTTTGGAATTTTTGAGGAACATATACAAGTTAATTTCGTTGGGACGAgacaataaaattttaaaattatgcataaacacacacatatattttgaaattttcatatttcgtaaataatgcatatttttttgacataattttgaaattttcatatttcGTAAATTATGcataaacacacacatatattttgaaattttcatatttcGTAAATAATGCATATTTTTACAGCGAAACATatgttgaaataataaaaatttgaaataaaattagttaactcaacaaaaaataatgataatagtattataaattttgacaattcttGTTAATTAacatatgtaactaatttgaaaaaaaacatatttttttaattttaaaaaaagatttggactactaaaatttttctcatatcttttttatcatattgttttattttattatttgtcatattctctcaataatgcatatattttattataatattcaattattacaattttttttgacaatcaatgatttgcaattttttatttaccatgttaatgtttgattattattctctttaatgtaaattgacaacaatttctactggatgcttttactttcctagtcacctttaatttattagacacttatacttgataacatataaactacacattattattaggggtgagcaaaatttcggttaaaccgaattaaccgaccgaatcgagtcaattcgaaaatttggttttcaaattcaaaaaattcggttatatcggttaattcagtTCGGttaagattttcaaaattttgaaatcgactaatcgaattaaccgataaaataaataatattatttaatacatttttattatttatcaattttaatatattttttaatttttactttttaattttaaaatcggccctaattctaaagaaaaatttgtgatgtatgtgattttatgtttttatgcatttgtgtagactgtaatgttaaaaaaattacatatataattaaagttaaatcacaaatttttttaaaaacttatcggttaattcggtcaccaaccgaattaaccgattttattttggttcgattttcatcggttatgaaaattaattcggtcggttcggttattgctaaatatttcggttcgatcttattatattaattcggttcggttggTAACAAAACtgaccgaatgctcacccctaattattACAATAATCTATCATTATATAAAAAGTactgatggattgatttaaaaaaatattgattaaatgttgtcatttatttacaatttataataataatatttttgacaataaatcatctttttactgactcttatgacacttattttaatatttcatatcaactcataagtataattagcacaatcaaattactaattatgtcatattgatattacctacagaaaaataatatatttaatttttctaattatttaaatatcttaacaggaacatttgtgtacccttatcttgagaaaaattcattgcatttataaagtttgaacggtaaatataactttataatatacatttaatttgaaaaccgaattcattatatgacaaacacttctttcatttctatttttttgtgtaacccaaaagaattaatattttttctcttttatcttctccaactcactgtaaaaagttataaaaaaaatatttatatctagaaaaatatttttatttattgtttttcttgtgtatatattttgttatatgtaaacatatattctacttcattgtcttaaaTGTTATATATCTTTACattataatttgtgtacattgaagatgaataagttcattttgtagttttttattacctggacttaggttgatatattaatatgtgatatacataaatataagaatttttaaattcaatttattcacaatgatttttcataacaaaaaccaactcaaaataataaaatttaggattcataattattttaaatatgatataaaaataatatgtggagactttttttgacattttagttacAAAATACAGAgataaatgcatgtaggtgcattatttcattgtggcaattataactttatttaaatatattatttcactcaaggatcaaaatttgtttatttcttattttgattatcgacaaatccaatatttcatttaaatatttttgttaataatatttacatgagttttattgtatatttatccaatttaaaagggataaattataattcaatatataataatatttgaaaactgtagaatgcttctaaatttaaaaatcgagtaacatgtaagggattgattcaaaactaaaagttgatgcaacctgtttcttctagctttacaaacgaataatataggatcgagcgtttgtcgatttaccaaaagctataattgatggtaactatgcaagtcaaatctttaattaaatcatacaacagctcaaacGCCTACCCATCGTGGATAATTATTGCaccaaacaatctatctcctaataattgcaccaattgcaatgaatgaaaatcaaagtcgcgatcttgactctgataccaattgtagccTCAAGCGTTTACTGTTTTATTAAAACCTGTAGATTATATATGGTAAcagtgcaaatcaaatattttaaatagtacaacagttcAAGCACAACATTTTAATTACTCTACACAACACGatcaattattgcactcaacaaataagtttatgaaaataaccttttactatatcatatgaatttataagacatttaagtagaatatatacttgatattctacataagtagtatgaaaaaaaatcatttttcatttatttgaaaatttatattttaaaataaaaaaatcagaatatatgtcaaagtacatcattttctgattccgaataacgatcacattattattacgttacaatgataaataaattattatctttggTTTATCATCATAGTATTTAactcaataaacacatttttgaatgtaggatgttaaatttaatattgacattagataattatagtattaattctaacattctttttttattcttctcaagatattaatttttatatcttcaaatatattaatctatttattattttatacaaagtataataattatttggttaattgatcacatttaaggttagatgtttagaaaaaattctaatatatctttaaagaccaatagataatgaaattaaatttgaaatcaagagaaaaattaagaaaatgtagaacactacagtgcataaactttcgctttgtacagtgacaaagCATAAGGTAAGACCAAGTGAGATACTAATATATATGAGTCTTATTCAACTTAGtcccattataatatttttattaacccaCTTCGTTTTTATTTAACTAACTTTGCAGTGTAACTCATTCaaacattaactttttatttttttagtacatagtggcctccactctcaccgatttcaatctttagaagtcgTCATTAGTAGTTTTTggtaatagacaattatttagttattattttctgtcttttgattaattgtgtaattttttatgttctacctaattcatttttagaatttttattgcatttttataatcatgattagaaaTGTTGCACGcaaaaaacaatataaaattaatatattttaaaatgttaatattaaaatgtcgaataaatgtattaaatcattatttaagaactgttagaaaaaaaatatacatcataattcagatttaaagattaacatacaaataaagaattgcgataaatatcttataaaataaatggtgttagcccaaaaagattaaatatgattattgtaaaggaatctttcttaattaattaaaaaaatttcagcaaatgcgctgaattaattagaatgttttcaatatagtatgtcgataaatgtttttccatatgagttagtgattgagtccttatgaacatttaaaaaaatgtgtctttagttatTGTAACGgtttcttataatttaaaatattaaatgaaacaaaatatcaagataaaaaattaattaagaaattcaagaatatgtgattactcaattagtttaattgacacgctctttagtttgctgatttaatagatgttaaatccacaatcactgagtttgacaagaattcttgtagaataaaatacaattaaaataaattatttgattgtatatgtaataaaattttgtatatttcatatatgtatgatttatttcatttataaggttgaaattctatatattatgatataagatttgttatgcatcttaacatcgataaattcattaaaaatttattggtttatattttaattcttgttACCACATAATTTTGGTTTCGCCCCAGACTTTGTGTATTCGTTTGCTTGAATCTAATGTTCCACATTTTGCTAAGACTCAGAacatgtcaaacatgaaagtagatattaatttaaagatatgataatacttatttattttaataaatgtgtttattattcacgatactgataaaaataacttaaaaataatatgttgatgaACATATTatcaggaatccaaaaacacatttcaaatgtcaactttgacacttGATTTTCAGTGACTACCAAAATATCTGAACAACCCACAATTTATGGACAAGATACTAacatcttaattttaaaatcaatatgATATTCTCCTTTTTACATGAGGAATTCGTAATTGAAAATCGacaatattagatatatagatatttaatataaacccgTGTGAGCTCATTTAGGCCCACCTTTAAATGGGTTGActaaatttcaacccaacacaTTTAAATTGTTTGGTGGTGTGGGCCAATAGACGGACTCAACTCAAATTGATGAGTCTAATCACAACGATCCTTTAccttgttttattcaaataatttataaatataaaccgccAAAAAATattggttgaatttttttttatttaaacacataaattctagccagCGGTTATAAgtaaagagatttaaaaattagaaactttttttttatataaaaatggtatattataataaatttttttaccatattttattaaagtaattttaaatataaacctttgcaaaaaatatttttttaactcataAGTTATAGCCAACgtcagaaaaaaataaaataaaataacgagcacatgaaaaaaatataataagacataaaaaaaaattcacaattcaacaatgaactatttctaaactttaattaattgaattgacataatgaaaagataaataaaaaaaactaaatcattggattaaaaataatatatagtaaTGTGGGTAGACAACAATAAAAGCAAGCAATTAATAGtaacatcataattttaaaatcaagatgatAATCTTCCTTTTATACGAGGAATTCGTGATTGAAAAGCGATAATagtatatatattgatatttaataCAAACTCGCTCGGACTCATTTAGTTCCACCTTTAAATAagttgacaaaatttcaacccaacacaCTTAAATTATTTGGCGATGTGGGCCAAAGAGACGAACTCAACCCAAATTGACGGGTCTAATCgcaacgatcttttaccgtgttttattcaaataatttataaatataaacta includes:
- the LOC140983812 gene encoding ethylene-responsive transcription factor ERF017-like, which encodes MYESSINFSSAVGIHGLCMRLYIYTYTPILSVVIQGTETFFVLTLNSFLFLLILDLPSSEKTKMVKTGDSSSSRNGPRVNEVEFKYTGVRKRKWGKYVSEIRLPNSRERIWLGSYDTAEKAARAFDAALFCLRGPNAKFNFPDDPPNIPGGTSLSPAEILVVSQQYGNSNCSGLPTGGDAEFQAQVMADQEMEGTSPSSNSEGDGPMNSIDWSFLDMLNSSDENGGSGTWGHVSDFELFHEPRDDVYLPPHIATGNDDDDYYDNYGNENEPSFLWNF